In a genomic window of Sarcophilus harrisii chromosome 4, mSarHar1.11, whole genome shotgun sequence:
- the RRNAD1 gene encoding protein RRNAD1 isoform X2 translates to MPGLAARNLSLGGRKQLAVDLTRVLPLYGFILDAYIIEFFTDCLWEKLPSSWQEVLDGLTPPQISTMLLEMPSAGEEIRYRSVWPLTLLALKATARALAFTRTPECLGPSEFQENPSQSSRLAAQFRKHVKPKKQHEIRRLGELVKKLSDLTGCNQVVDVGSGQGHLTRFLALGLGLSVTGIEMDRRLVERAQHLDQELLSTLKKEERRKPRIIPAISHRPPNHVVSWVDPAALSQDLLSPLTSEAAQAPARRLLLTGLHACGDLSVTILQHFACCPEAVALASVGCCYMKLTTPGGYPLSRWVSGLQGHSLPYKFREGACHALEEYAERLRGGGPTLRTHCYRAALETVYSARAAAGGTRPWAAPGPGFPALLHGTGTSGSGILQPSAAVGTISGDTNPPGSAAFPPGTRLPRRTSPCLQA, encoded by the exons ATGCCTGGCCTTGCTGCCAGGAACCTCTCtttgggaggaaggaagcaaTTAGCTGTGGACCTGACCCGTGTTCTTCCCCTCTATGGATTCATCCTGGATGCCTACATTATT GAATTTTTTACAGACTGTTTGTGGGAGAAGCTCCCCAGCTCATGGCAAGAAGTCCTAGATGGGCTGACTCCACCCCAGATTTCTACCATGCTACTTGAGATGCCTAGTGCTGGGGAAGAGATCAG GTACAGATCAGTGTGGCCACTGACCCTTCTGGCCCTGAAGGCTACTGCCCGTGCCCTGGCCTTTACCCGGACACCTGAGTGCCTGGGCCCATCGGAGTTCCAGGAGAACCCGAGCCAGAGCTCCCGGCTGGCAGCCCAATTCCGGAAACATGTCAAGCCCAAGAAACAACATGAGATAAGGCGATTGGGAGAG CTGGTGAAGAAACTGAGTGATCTTACAGGCTGCAATCAAGTAGTGGACGTGGGCTCTGGCCAG GGTCATCTCACCCGGTTCCTGGCCTTGGGTCTGGGGCTCTCCGTGACTGGCATTGAAATGGATAGGAGACTGGTGGAAAGAGCCCAGCATCTGGACCAGGAACTCCTTAGTACCCTGAAGAAGGAAGAACGGAGGAAACCACGG ATCATCCCAGCTATCTCACACCGCCCCCCAAATCATGTTGTTAGCTGGGTAGACCCAGCTGCCTTATCTCAGGATCTCCTGTCTCCCCTGACATCCGAAGCAGCTCAGGCCCCTGCTCGACGCCTGCTCCTGACCGGCCTCCATGCTTGTGGGGACCTAAGTGTGACGATACTACAGCACTTTGCTTGTTGTCCTGAGGCAGTGGCTTTGGCATCTGTGGGCTGCTGCTACATGAAGCTGACCACCCCTGGGGGCTATCCCTTAAGCCGCTGGGTTAGTGGACTCCAGGGCCACAGCCTGCCCTACAAGTTCCGAGAGGGTGCCTGCCATGCTCTGGAGGAATACGCAGAGCGGCTTCGGGGAGGAGGCCCTACCCTTCGCACCCACTGCTACCGAGCGGCATTGGAGACG GTATATTCGGCGAGGGCTGCAGCGGGTGGGACTAGACCCTGGGCTGCCCCTGGACCTGGCTTTCCTGCACTCCTGCATGGCACAGGAACATCGGGTAGTGGCATTCTTCAGCCTAGCGCTGCTGTTGGCACCATTAGTGGAGACACTAATCCTCCTGGATCGGCTGCTTTTCCTCCAGGAACAAG GTTGCCACGCAGAACTTCTCCCTGTCTTCAGGCCTGA
- the RRNAD1 gene encoding protein RRNAD1 isoform X1, whose amino-acid sequence MPGLAARNLSLGGRKQLAVDLTRVLPLYGFILDAYIIEFFTDCLWEKLPSSWQEVLDGLTPPQISTMLLEMPSAGEEIRYRSVWPLTLLALKATARALAFTRTPECLGPSEFQENPSQSSRLAAQFRKHVKPKKQHEIRRLGELVKKLSDLTGCNQVVDVGSGQGHLTRFLALGLGLSVTGIEMDRRLVERAQHLDQELLSTLKKEERRKPRIIPAISHRPPNHVVSWVDPAALSQDLLSPLTSEAAQAPARRLLLTGLHACGDLSVTILQHFACCPEAVALASVGCCYMKLTTPGGYPLSRWVSGLQGHSLPYKFREGACHALEEYAERLRGGGPTLRTHCYRAALETVIRDAQPGLCRPGVQSIPRAHELPLEEYIRRGLQRVGLDPGLPLDLAFLHSCMAQEHRVVAFFSLALLLAPLVETLILLDRLLFLQEQGCHAELLPVFRPELSPRNLVLVATKTPLGPALSDLEIKES is encoded by the exons ATGCCTGGCCTTGCTGCCAGGAACCTCTCtttgggaggaaggaagcaaTTAGCTGTGGACCTGACCCGTGTTCTTCCCCTCTATGGATTCATCCTGGATGCCTACATTATT GAATTTTTTACAGACTGTTTGTGGGAGAAGCTCCCCAGCTCATGGCAAGAAGTCCTAGATGGGCTGACTCCACCCCAGATTTCTACCATGCTACTTGAGATGCCTAGTGCTGGGGAAGAGATCAG GTACAGATCAGTGTGGCCACTGACCCTTCTGGCCCTGAAGGCTACTGCCCGTGCCCTGGCCTTTACCCGGACACCTGAGTGCCTGGGCCCATCGGAGTTCCAGGAGAACCCGAGCCAGAGCTCCCGGCTGGCAGCCCAATTCCGGAAACATGTCAAGCCCAAGAAACAACATGAGATAAGGCGATTGGGAGAG CTGGTGAAGAAACTGAGTGATCTTACAGGCTGCAATCAAGTAGTGGACGTGGGCTCTGGCCAG GGTCATCTCACCCGGTTCCTGGCCTTGGGTCTGGGGCTCTCCGTGACTGGCATTGAAATGGATAGGAGACTGGTGGAAAGAGCCCAGCATCTGGACCAGGAACTCCTTAGTACCCTGAAGAAGGAAGAACGGAGGAAACCACGG ATCATCCCAGCTATCTCACACCGCCCCCCAAATCATGTTGTTAGCTGGGTAGACCCAGCTGCCTTATCTCAGGATCTCCTGTCTCCCCTGACATCCGAAGCAGCTCAGGCCCCTGCTCGACGCCTGCTCCTGACCGGCCTCCATGCTTGTGGGGACCTAAGTGTGACGATACTACAGCACTTTGCTTGTTGTCCTGAGGCAGTGGCTTTGGCATCTGTGGGCTGCTGCTACATGAAGCTGACCACCCCTGGGGGCTATCCCTTAAGCCGCTGGGTTAGTGGACTCCAGGGCCACAGCCTGCCCTACAAGTTCCGAGAGGGTGCCTGCCATGCTCTGGAGGAATACGCAGAGCGGCTTCGGGGAGGAGGCCCTACCCTTCGCACCCACTGCTACCGAGCGGCATTGGAGACGGTAATCCGGGATGCACAGCCAGGACTCTGCAGACCCGGGGTGCAAAGCATCCCAAGGGCCCATGAGCTGCCCTTGGAAGA GTATATTCGGCGAGGGCTGCAGCGGGTGGGACTAGACCCTGGGCTGCCCCTGGACCTGGCTTTCCTGCACTCCTGCATGGCACAGGAACATCGGGTAGTGGCATTCTTCAGCCTAGCGCTGCTGTTGGCACCATTAGTGGAGACACTAATCCTCCTGGATCGGCTGCTTTTCCTCCAGGAACAAG GTTGCCACGCAGAACTTCTCCCTGTCTTCAGGCCTGAACTATCTCCTCGAAATTTGGTCTTGGTGGCCACTAAAACCCCACTGGGCCCAGCACTTTCGGACCTGGAAATCAAGGAAAGCTGA
- the MRPL24 gene encoding 39S ribosomal protein L24, mitochondrial: MRLSALLAMAVKADLPRNYRYGMSRPGTMAEKKRNPPWKRPRPVLVEPIPEDSWNVYCGDMVEILEGKDAGKQGKVVQIIRERNWVILEGLNTHFRIVGNYKDFRGTMVPSEAPLLFRQVKLVDPTDRKPTEVEWRFTEEGERVRVSLRTGRIIPKPEFPRPDGIVPEQWIDGPKDTSVEDALEKTYVPCLKTLGEEVMEAMGIVETRRHRKIYWY; the protein is encoded by the exons ATGCGTCTATCAGCCTTGCTAGCCATGGCAGTCAAGGCTGACTTGCCTCGTAACTACCGCTATGGAATGAGCCGACCTGGAACTATGGCGGAGAAAAAGAGAAACCCTCCCTGGAAAAGACCGCGTCCAGTTCTTGTGGAGCCTATACCTGAGGATTCCTGGAATGTGTATTGTGGGGACATG GTTGAGATCCTGGAGGGCAAAGATGCTGGGAAGCAGGGCAAAGTGGTTCAGATCATCAGGGAGAGAAACTGGGTTATCTTGGAAGGACTGAACACG CATTTCCGAATTGTTGGCAACTACAAGGATTTCCGGGGGACCATGGTCCCCAGCGAGGCTCCCCTGCTTTTCCGCCAGGTCAAGCTTGTGGATCCCACTGACAG GAAACCAACTGAAGTGGAATGGAGGTTTACAGAGGAAGGTGAGCGTGTACGAGTCTCCCTGAGGACAGGAAGGATCATCCCAAAGCCCGAGTTCCCTAGACCTGATGGCATCGTCCCTGAGCAGTGGATTG ATGGTCCCAAAGATACATCAGTGGAAGATGCTCTGGAGAAAACTTACGTCCCCTGTTTGAAGACCTTGGGAGAAGAGGTAATGGAGGCAATGGGCATCGTGGAGACTCGAAGACACAGGAAAATCTACTGGTATTAA